A DNA window from Naumovozyma dairenensis CBS 421 chromosome 7, complete genome contains the following coding sequences:
- the CLD1 gene encoding carboxylic ester hydrolase (similar to Saccharomyces cerevisiae YGR110W; ancestral locus Anc_3.454) — protein MWKKVTLSREIIKTSITKLIKRDRKLQTPQTSPQIFQNKEGNESKRSTTTTTTILSSPATTTKINTIAPTPPTAIPLLRIITSLPKLFPRSIKQSIQDYKIFQKDPERLQIDLLKTLPFFSNGAKFKTGKILKTQIEDNDDYYINEFCITPDTNININSADVKHLIFIHGYGAGLGFFIKNLENIPLLNNRWCIHAIDLPGYGYSTRNKKFPFKYPRDSQLKVQNWFHDKIHIWLQKRNLLNYPKNNLIVAHSLGAYLMAQYAFKFPSHFQKLIMCSPAGVTKSSIKKLNNSPPWWYEKLWDLNFSPFSIVRNSGIYGSKITSAWSYRRFKPLDLDHKQFEALHRYAYSIFNRPGCGEYLLSFILSCGGNPRFSLEDTLFQRENLSTELCDWGWIYGDNDWMDINGAKRVSRLINEQQKGKSDVHVIPSAGHHLYLDNYKDFNKLLIKEMEMFGER, from the coding sequence ATGTGGAAGAAAGTCACATTAAGTAGAGAAATTATAAAAACATCAATAACAAAGCTAATAAAGAGAGACAGGAAATTACAAACACCACAGACATCTCCGcagatatttcaaaataaagaagGAAATGAATCCAAAAGGtctactactactaccaCTACTATACTTTCCAGCCCTGCAACCACTACCAAAATAAATACTATTGCACCTACTCCACCTACTGCTATCCCATTACTACGGATTATTACTTCATTACCGAAATTATTTCCAAGATCAATAAAGCAATCCATTCAAGATTATAAGATATTCCAAAAGGATCCTGAAAGGCTTCAAATTGATCTTTTAAAAACattaccatttttttctaatggTGCAAAATTTAAAACAGGGAAGATATTAAAAACCCAAATTGaggataatgatgattattACATTAACGAATTCTGTATCACTCCAGACACAAATATCAACATAAATTCGGCAGATGTCAAGCATTTAATCTTCATCCATGGCTACGGAGCTGGTTTAGgtttctttatcaaaaaCCTAGAAAATATTCCATTACTAAACAACAGATGGTGTATCCATGCTATTGATCTCCCCGGATATGGCTACTCTacaagaaacaagaaatttcCCTTCAAATACCCTCGTGACTCGCAGTTAAAAGTTCAAAACTGGTTCCATGATAAGATCCATATATGGTTACAAAAGAGGAACTTATTAAACTACCCTAAGAATAACTTAATAGTAGCTCATTCCTTAGGCGCATACCTAATGGCACAATATGCATTCAAATTCCCATCacatttccaaaaattaatCATGTGCTCACCGGCAGGCGTCACTAAATCgtcaataaaaaaattaaataactCACCGCCATGGTGGTATGAGAAACTATgggatttgaatttttctcCATTCTCCATCGTGAGGAATTCAGGAATTTATGGATCTAAGATAACAAGTGCCTGGTCTTATAGGCGGTTTAAACCTTTGGACTTAGACCACAAGCAATTCGAAGCATTGCACCGGTATGCCTattccattttcaatagaCCTGGGTGCGgagaatatttattaagtTTTATATTGAGTTGTGGCGGCAATCCAAGGTTTTCATTGGAAGATACGCTTTTTCAAAGGGAAAATCTAAGTACAGAATTATGTGATTGGGGTTGGATTTATGGTGATAACGATTGGATGGATATAAACGGTGCTAAGCGTGTGTCTagattaattaatgaacaacaaaagGGTAAGAGTGATGTGCACGTTATCCCATCGGCTGGACATCATTTATATTTGGATAATTATAaagatttcaataaattgttgataaaGGAAATGGAAATGTTTGGAGAACGTTAG
- the CLB6 gene encoding B-type cyclin CLB6 (similar to Saccharomyces cerevisiae CLB6 (YGR109C) and CLB5 (YPR120C); ancestral locus Anc_3.453) → MSQYIPAISNTTNNDENNNTLSIGGPEHATTKRTVLGEVPINPKKGNIKPSIDLQNSKIRSIINITRKRRLPNENEGDRDPLTKKLKIYKDTESIGDETNDETLIGDIEENDKENKKPNKPINWKDLDTLEQDDISMVTEYSNDIFQYLYEKEISMVPTHNYLLDSNSKYHIRPSMRAILIDWLVEVHEKFHYANETLFLGINIMDRFLSFNKVTVTKLQLLAVTSMFIAAKFEEVKLPKLSNYSYITDGAASNNDIKNAELYILKNLNFNIAWPNPMNFLRRISKVDKYDFQTRFIGKFLLEYLMCSHKFISLKSSMLSAIAMYVARMITSPKLKWDNTCIHYSGDIDAENCQAFEENCQELIEEIVNPTITIDSLITKYKKPKFNAIYFKVHDWCSNYLNNENDNSFKKTL, encoded by the coding sequence ATGTCACAATATATTCCAGCAATTTCAAATACTACAAATAACGATGAAAACAATAACACTCTTTCAATTGGAGGCCCAGAACATGCAACAACAAAGAGAACTGTATTAGGTGAAGTTCCAATAAATCCTAAAAAGGGCAACATAAAACCATCAattgatttacaaaatagTAAAATACGatcaattatcaatatcacAAGAAAGAGACGTCTaccaaatgaaaatgaaggtGATAGAGATCCTCTaactaaaaaattaaaaatatataaagacACTGAATCTATAGGTGATGAAACTAATGATGAAACTTTAATTGGTGACATTGaggaaaatgataaagaaaacaagaaacCAAATAAACCAATCAATTGGAAAGATCTGGATACTCTCGAACAAGATGATATTTCAATGGTTACAGAATATTCCaatgatattttccaatatcTTTATGAGAAGGAAATAAGTATGGTCCCTACtcataattatttattagattCCAATTCCAAATATCATATTCGCCCTTCAATGAGAGCCATATTAATTGATTGGTTAGTAGAAGTTCATGAAAAGTTCCATTATGCCAATGAAACTTTATTCTTAGGAATCAACATTATGGATAGGTTCctttcattcaataaagTCACAGTAACTAAATTACAATTGCTAGCTGTCACTTCCATGTTTATTGCAGCTAAATTCGAAGAAGTGAAATTaccaaaattatcaaattattcatatatTACAGATGGTGCAGCATCAAATAATGACATTAAGAATGCTGAATTAtacattttgaaaaatttaaattttaatatagCATGGCCAAACCCAATGAATTTCCTAAGGAGGATTTCCAAAGTAGACAAATACGACTTTCAAACAAGATTCATTGGCAAATTCCtattggaatatttaatGTGTTCAcataaatttatttctttgaaatcatCAATGTTAAGTGCCATAGCCATGTATGTGGCAAGAATGATAACGTCACCAAAGCTTAAGTGGGATAATACTTGCATTCATTATAGTGGAGATATTGATGCTGAAAATTGTCAGGCTTTTGAGGAAAATTGTcaagaattaattgaagaaattgttaaTCCAACTATCACCATCGATTCACTTATaacaaaatataagaaACCAAAATTTAACGCCATTTATTTTAAAGTTCATGATTGGTGTTCAAACTATCtgaataatgaaaatgataacaGTTTCAAGAAGACTCTGTAA
- the CLB1 gene encoding B-type cyclin CLB1 (similar to Saccharomyces cerevisiae CLB1 (YGR108W) and CLB2 (YPR119W); ancestral locus Anc_3.452) produces MANMEDTVVQYYIHNHFLTAAKPGEIGSNYNIVTIKALNSVACGCFVIFFDDVVSIFYNQNNVRKIINNQNSATRSSFLKTQKSFSRYKKKNNIINWKIILVKINSVEIMSSKTSVLTAYSTAYQLPQNSQTNSIQIENPLARAALTNVTNKTMGFNIKALKNLKLIAREENSKVSKTEVDLENKIIDSYLSTGKENEVPLYPYEERNIPLQKKKRHISGTIWEKDSPKKIKIGSKQQQIVLEEIWDDLDEEDLDDPLMVFEYVQDIFTYLHELELITLPNKQKILRHKNIRENRDILIDWLVKIHVKFQLLPETLFLAINLIDRFLTKESVQLDKLQLVGTSCLFIASKYEEIYCPSIKNFANETDGACSTDDIKKGEKYILKALDFNLNYPNPMNFLRRISKADDYDIQSRTLAKFLLEITIIDCRFIGILPSLCAAAAMFISRKMLGKCQWDRNLIHYCGGYRKEDLQKVCELIMDYLIEPTIHEEFIRKYRSRKFLKASIISVQWAKKVRENNLDLMTLHE; encoded by the coding sequence ATGGCAAATATGGAAGATACAGTGGTACAATACTATATACATAATCATTTCTTAACGGCTGCCAAACCAGGCGAAATCGGCTCAAACTATAATATAGTAACTATAAAAGCTCTAAATTCTGTTGCATGTGGTTGCTTCGTTATTTTTTTCGACGATGTCGTCagtattttttataatcaaaataacgtcagaaaaattataaataatcaaaattcGGCGACAAGATCCAGTTTTCTAAAGACACAAAAGAGTTTTTCACgatacaaaaaaaagaataatatcattaattggaaaataattttAGTTAAAATAAATTCGGTAGAAATTATGTCTTCAAAAACATCAGTTCTAACTGCTTATAGTACAGCATATCAGTTGCCGCAAAACTCTCAGacaaattcaattcaaattgaaaatccGTTAGCAAGAGCAGCCTTAACTAATGTTACAAATAAGACTATGGGGTTCAATATTAAAgcattaaagaatttgaaacttATTGCGAGAGAAGAGAATTCTAAAGTCTCGAAAACTGAAGtagatttagaaaataaaataattgattCGTATCTATCAACAGgcaaagaaaatgaagttCCTTTATATCCTTACGAGGAGAGAAATATACCGTTacagaaaaagaagagacATATATCTGGCACAATTTGGGAAAAGGACTCACcaaaaaagattaaaattGGAAGTAAACAACAACAGATAGTCCTTGAAGAAATATGGGATGATCTGGATGAAGAAGATCTGGATGATCCTTTAATGGTTTTTGAATATGTTCAAGATATTTTTACATATTTAcatgaattagaattaattaCTTTGccaaataaacaaaaaatattgagacataaaaatattaggGAAAATAGGGatattttaattgattGGCTCGTTAAGATCCATGTTAAATTTCAACTTTTACCTGAGACGTTATTTCTTgcaataaatttaattgatagATTTTTAACTAAGGAATCTGTTcaattagataaattacaattagTTGGTACATCATGTTTATTCATTGCTTctaaatatgaagaaatataCTGTCCAAGTATTAAAAACTTCGCCAATGAGACAGATGGTGCATGTTCAACAGATGACATTAAAAAGggtgaaaaatatatactgAAAGCTTTGgattttaatttgaattacCCAAACCCAATGAATTTCTTaagaagaatttcaaaagcAGACGATTACGATATACAATCACGTACATTAGCAAAGTTTTTGTTAGAAATTACTATTATAGATTGTAGATTTATTGGTATTCTACCATCATTATGTGCTGCGGCTGCAATGTTcatatcaagaaaaatgttAGGTAAATGTCAATGGGACAGGAACttgattcattattgtGGTGGTTATCGTAAAGAAGATCTCCAAAAAGTGTGCGAATTAATTATGGATTATCTAATAGAACCAACGATACATGAGGAGttcattagaaaatatCGCTCAaggaaatttttgaaagcatcaataatttcagTTCAATGGGCCAAAAAAGTACGTGAAAATAATCTTGACTTAATGACACTACATGAATAG